From Vogesella sp. XCS3, the proteins below share one genomic window:
- a CDS encoding hemagglutinin repeat-containing protein, whose protein sequence is MAPNQHGLSHNQYQQYNVNQPGVVLNNSVNGGQSVLAGQLAANGKLGGNAARLILNEVVGANPSLLLGKQEVFGMLADYVLANPNGITSKDSGFINTGRASLVVGSPVLQDGRLDSVMLGNGAGRNGRLQVTGQLDGARVLDLLAPKIELDGTIRSEQAINVLAGRNEVRLTPDQGLQLSAMRDMPPAPPPPPPKREICILPWLCIPDLLSVFTPPPSQPAADPGPAQVLDSRVLGSLQSGRIRLYNTDQSATTTVQASINAQQGLAADMAGKLVIQGSHIQAGEADLRAGSLKLAALCQQQDQQQRDSTGGLKNLLQLWTLDTDKASHSEQLAGSELAVRGQARLEARQGPLQVDGSKLSADRLQLISSGDMDIAAAKATDSLRVRETSSGIDKAMQVVETTRNESRDKLLAATLNGRDIELKAGGQLGISAATVTAANALDVQAGKVVLGSQVTAQQQDSSSRRTDNILALGSLSLLTTHEESQADTQRTEQLHVSKLTAGNRMSLASQGDIVASGSKLQAASLSMQGQNISLQQAAAESSQGHKERRADLLNLFNTDTAARESRQQQVETVAINGNDINLAARGQLSLSGAAQRESRQSETTYGLALKQDGSHFGHDRQAWQQEQLVAANVAGRNVQLTAGGQMQLDGSRITAEGDVKLQAGELRAGTVATRNSDSADRHSIGLLHSVRDSRSQVEDKQHGSEIRAGKQLTVQAGVLDGKGVVLSGANATVGGGKLQLTHALDSQQASTLHREATGFDLLQTTMDSSDSLHQVVKGSLIQARQGDASINADQVALTASRVEASGNARVIAKGDIVLQGASEQHEQRNKTWRPSADFYVSQEGTDWEKELGARVDLKEVLESVLDRAVTADEDLQFRLGVRANGKTLETVARQVLHQGSAVSAGAGQAYLQADKVALSGSRLQADADEASIQARDIALTAGKSQRITEDNLRTDGIGPYVSAGVNRVAAGVDAVTFQYNVHDEDSKAAVSNVRGKSVWLLGSEKIASQGAQLRADGDVSVWSGSVHLENATDDTLHQITQPRLGAEADIFLKYSPSVGAQAAVFGKLDVARDFTTTAVGTRLEGGSIQVRGNHVRDRGTQYQANKQAAVQGRQYNSLDRGDVLIKAGNYENFAAENSQYSTRDKIKGRFELQAYTSTFQDVTIKGILSGGARHEESGKAQAAKSMVLADDLTIDAAQRVYSSSDARLSGNYTVKAGSEAIIAQARDRSWLDRQGFNASVGIGAKVFPAGMGATLPVINLKGDFNTKTVRDVSGVGADIAAANLVLTGSQMALVEGAKVVTPGDVTMQGARTHYDAAYGSHLAQGISAGGSFDFAPLDGALGSLGVSADLDFIDESGSSAKGGSVQARKLLMQADSAGEAASIVGAKLQLAELDISNKRGGVGIVAAQSDSSKANFGGGFKFGIGIDKKSLNSLTVGGRIDVDFDKVRTIDQAVVNSQRITLNSAQDARLVGADIQADSLQGKVGGNLQIRSLDEMQDRKRLLVDVGLGGAPAKIETAKDGAGVVRDALLDGTLFGFNGHANIDAQYVDYVKTRPSQLRLGELSLPVAGKVTVDAASVHAGKGSHFGGAPLQRTSQANKDHRAGVTLNVSTNLFKMVKQGVDDIRAGKFPLIQAHFKWEDSVANADVDLKP, encoded by the coding sequence GTGGCGCCTAATCAGCATGGCCTGTCGCACAATCAATACCAGCAATATAATGTTAATCAGCCCGGTGTGGTGCTGAATAACTCGGTAAATGGGGGGCAGTCGGTACTGGCTGGCCAGTTGGCCGCAAACGGCAAGCTGGGTGGCAATGCTGCCCGTCTTATCCTGAACGAGGTGGTGGGTGCCAACCCCTCCTTGCTGCTGGGCAAGCAAGAGGTGTTCGGCATGCTGGCCGACTACGTACTGGCCAATCCGAACGGTATTACCAGCAAGGACAGTGGCTTCATCAATACCGGCCGTGCCTCGCTGGTGGTGGGTAGCCCGGTGTTGCAGGATGGCCGCCTGGATAGCGTGATGCTGGGTAATGGTGCCGGCAGAAACGGCCGCTTGCAGGTAACTGGCCAGCTGGATGGCGCGCGGGTGCTGGACCTGTTGGCACCCAAAATCGAACTGGATGGCACCATCAGGAGCGAGCAGGCCATCAATGTGCTGGCAGGCCGCAACGAAGTACGGCTGACGCCAGACCAGGGCCTGCAGTTATCGGCCATGCGCGACATGCCGCCAGCGCCACCGCCGCCACCGCCGAAGCGGGAAATCTGCATTTTGCCCTGGCTGTGCATCCCCGATTTGCTAAGCGTGTTTACCCCGCCGCCTAGCCAGCCAGCGGCTGACCCCGGCCCGGCGCAGGTGCTGGATAGCCGGGTCCTGGGCAGCCTGCAAAGCGGGCGTATCCGCCTGTATAACACCGACCAGTCGGCCACCACCACCGTACAAGCCAGCATCAATGCCCAGCAGGGCCTGGCGGCAGACATGGCGGGCAAGCTGGTGATCCAGGGCAGCCATATCCAGGCTGGCGAAGCCGACCTGCGCGCAGGCAGCCTCAAGCTGGCTGCACTGTGCCAGCAACAAGACCAGCAACAGCGCGACTCGACTGGCGGCCTGAAAAACCTGCTACAGCTGTGGACGCTGGATACCGACAAGGCAAGCCATAGCGAACAACTGGCAGGTAGCGAGCTGGCGGTTCGCGGCCAGGCCAGGCTGGAAGCACGGCAAGGGCCGTTGCAAGTGGATGGCAGCAAGCTCAGTGCCGACCGGCTGCAGCTGATCAGCAGCGGTGACATGGACATTGCCGCCGCCAAAGCGACCGACAGCCTGCGGGTAAGGGAAACCAGCTCCGGCATTGACAAAGCCATGCAGGTGGTGGAAACCACGCGTAACGAGTCGCGTGACAAGCTGCTGGCCGCCACACTGAACGGCCGCGATATCGAACTGAAGGCCGGCGGCCAACTCGGCATCAGCGCGGCAACCGTGACGGCAGCTAACGCGCTGGATGTGCAGGCCGGCAAGGTGGTGCTGGGTAGCCAGGTCACCGCCCAGCAGCAAGATAGCAGCAGCCGCCGTACCGACAATATTCTTGCGCTGGGCAGCTTGTCCTTGCTTACCACGCATGAGGAAAGCCAGGCCGACACCCAGCGCACCGAGCAACTGCACGTGAGCAAGCTCACTGCCGGTAACCGCATGTCGCTGGCCAGCCAGGGCGATATTGTGGCCAGCGGCAGCAAGTTGCAGGCGGCGTCGCTGAGCATGCAGGGCCAGAACATTAGCCTGCAGCAGGCAGCGGCGGAAAGCAGCCAGGGGCATAAGGAACGCCGTGCCGACCTGCTGAACCTGTTCAATACCGATACCGCGGCGCGCGAGTCACGCCAACAGCAGGTGGAAACCGTTGCCATCAACGGTAACGACATCAATCTGGCGGCCCGCGGCCAGCTCAGCCTCAGTGGTGCGGCGCAGCGCGAAAGCCGCCAGTCGGAAACCACCTACGGGCTGGCGCTCAAGCAAGACGGCAGTCATTTTGGCCACGACCGCCAGGCCTGGCAGCAAGAGCAGCTGGTTGCGGCCAACGTGGCGGGGCGCAATGTGCAACTGACAGCCGGTGGCCAGATGCAGCTGGATGGCAGCCGCATCACGGCAGAAGGCGACGTGAAGCTGCAAGCCGGGGAGTTGCGCGCCGGTACCGTAGCTACCCGCAATAGCGACAGCGCCGACCGCCACAGCATCGGTTTGCTGCACAGCGTGCGCGATAGCCGCAGCCAGGTAGAAGACAAACAGCATGGCAGTGAGATTCGCGCCGGCAAGCAGCTCACCGTGCAAGCCGGTGTGCTGGATGGCAAGGGCGTGGTGCTGTCTGGTGCCAATGCCACCGTCGGGGGCGGCAAGTTGCAGCTGACGCACGCGCTGGATAGCCAGCAGGCCAGTACCCTGCATCGCGAAGCCACGGGCTTTGACCTGCTGCAAACCACCATGGATAGCAGTGACTCGCTGCACCAGGTCGTCAAGGGCAGCCTGATACAGGCGCGCCAGGGCGACGCCAGCATCAATGCTGATCAGGTCGCGTTGACGGCTAGCCGGGTAGAGGCCAGCGGTAATGCCCGCGTTATTGCCAAAGGCGACATCGTGCTGCAAGGCGCTAGCGAGCAGCACGAGCAGCGCAACAAGACCTGGCGGCCTTCGGCAGACTTTTACGTTAGCCAGGAAGGCACGGACTGGGAAAAAGAGCTGGGCGCCAGAGTGGACCTGAAAGAGGTGCTGGAATCGGTGCTGGACCGCGCGGTAACAGCCGATGAGGACCTGCAGTTCCGCCTGGGCGTGCGCGCCAACGGCAAGACCCTCGAAACGGTGGCGCGGCAAGTTCTGCATCAGGGCAGCGCCGTCAGTGCCGGCGCGGGGCAAGCCTATCTGCAGGCTGACAAGGTTGCCCTGTCCGGTAGCCGTTTGCAAGCCGATGCCGATGAGGCATCCATCCAGGCGCGCGACATCGCGCTGACTGCCGGCAAGTCACAGCGCATCACCGAAGATAATCTGCGCACCGACGGCATTGGCCCCTATGTGTCTGCCGGCGTAAACCGTGTGGCCGCAGGTGTGGATGCCGTTACCTTCCAGTACAACGTGCACGACGAAGACAGCAAGGCCGCCGTCAGCAATGTACGTGGCAAGTCGGTCTGGTTGCTGGGGTCTGAAAAAATCGCCAGCCAAGGCGCACAGCTGCGGGCGGATGGCGACGTATCGGTGTGGTCTGGTTCCGTTCATCTGGAAAACGCCACCGACGATACGCTGCACCAGATTACCCAGCCGCGCCTGGGCGCCGAAGCCGATATCTTCCTGAAATACAGCCCGTCGGTAGGGGCACAGGCTGCCGTATTCGGCAAGCTGGATGTGGCGCGTGACTTTACCACCACGGCGGTTGGCACCCGGCTGGAAGGCGGCAGTATCCAGGTGCGCGGCAACCATGTACGTGACCGCGGTACCCAGTACCAGGCCAACAAGCAGGCGGCGGTGCAGGGCAGGCAGTACAACAGCCTGGACCGTGGTGACGTGCTGATCAAGGCCGGCAACTACGAAAACTTTGCCGCGGAAAACAGCCAGTACAGCACGAGAGACAAGATCAAGGGCCGCTTCGAGCTGCAGGCGTATACCTCTACTTTCCAGGACGTCACCATCAAGGGCATTTTGTCCGGCGGTGCACGCCACGAGGAAAGCGGCAAAGCCCAGGCCGCCAAGAGCATGGTGCTTGCCGATGACCTCACCATCGACGCGGCGCAACGTGTCTATAGCAGCAGTGATGCCCGCCTGAGCGGTAACTACACCGTGAAAGCCGGCAGCGAGGCCATCATTGCGCAGGCCCGTGACCGTAGCTGGCTGGACCGCCAGGGTTTCAATGCCTCGGTTGGTATTGGTGCCAAGGTGTTTCCTGCCGGCATGGGGGCCACGCTGCCGGTCATCAACCTGAAAGGCGATTTCAACACCAAGACCGTGCGGGATGTTAGCGGGGTGGGGGCCGATATTGCTGCGGCCAACCTGGTGCTGACTGGCTCACAGATGGCACTGGTCGAAGGGGCGAAGGTAGTGACACCGGGTGATGTGACCATGCAGGGCGCCCGCACGCACTACGACGCCGCCTACGGCAGCCACCTGGCACAAGGTATCAGCGCGGGGGGCAGTTTCGACTTCGCGCCGCTGGATGGGGCGCTGGGTAGCCTAGGGGTTAGCGCCGATCTGGACTTTATCGATGAAAGCGGCAGCAGTGCCAAGGGCGGTAGCGTGCAGGCCCGCAAGCTGCTGATGCAGGCCGATAGCGCAGGCGAGGCGGCCAGTATCGTGGGTGCCAAGCTGCAGTTGGCCGAGCTGGACATCAGTAACAAGCGCGGCGGCGTCGGTATCGTGGCGGCGCAGTCAGACAGCAGCAAGGCCAACTTTGGCGGTGGCTTCAAGTTCGGCATCGGCATAGACAAAAAGTCGCTGAACAGCCTGACGGTAGGTGGCCGGATCGATGTGGACTTCGACAAGGTGCGCACCATTGACCAGGCGGTGGTGAACAGCCAGCGCATCACGCTGAACAGTGCCCAGGACGCGCGTCTGGTCGGGGCCGACATCCAGGCCGATAGCCTGCAGGGCAAGGTAGGGGGCAATCTGCAGATCCGCTCGCTGGACGAGATGCAGGACCGCAAACGCCTGCTGGTGGATGTTGGCCTGGGCGGCGCCCCGGCCAAGATCGAAACGGCCAAGGACGGTGCCGGCGTAGTGCGTGACGCCTTGCTGGACGGCACGCTGTTCGGCTTCAATGGCCACGCCAACATCGATGCCCAGTACGTTGACTACGTAAAAACGCGGCCCAGCCAGCTGCGCCTGGGCGAGCTGTCGCTACCGGTAGCCGGCAAGGTGACGGTAGACGCCGCCAGCGTACACGCCGGGAAAGGTAGCCATTTCGGTGGCGCGCCGCTACAGAGAACCTCGCAGGCCAACAAGGATCACCGCGCCGGCGTCACGCTCAATGTGTCGACCAATCTGTTCAAGATGGTCAAGCAGGGGGTGGATGATATCCGTGCTGGCAAATTTCCCCTGATCCAGGCGCACTTCAAATGGGAAGACAGCGTCGCCAACGCCGATGTCGACCTGAAACCCTAA
- a CDS encoding PleD family two-component system response regulator, with product MSDKPLIIVIDDDVLTTEMISDGLEDQYRIVGFTNPLQALAQVASLQPALILLDINMPQMDGYEVCRRLKDDFETSDIPVVFLSGLTALEDRVAAYDAGGEDFTSKPLNLAVVASRIDAIFRRRREKAALANQASFATATAMTAMSNAAELGLVVEFSRRAMACVDLPQLGRTLLDTVQGFGVSGAVALASGGERLALSQEGEVSEMERGVLQLIADCGRVVAMGKRVAFNFDGVTLLIRDLPVGEDDRAGRLRDHFAVLAELVSERLKILALQQRAARQESQLRSLLQTIRDGIHGLDAQRREDRMAASTFLETSLGRVERDLVHLGLTESQEEQLVSTLRETSYKVLDLYRGDPRAVEALKQALAELPDL from the coding sequence ATGAGCGACAAACCGCTGATTATTGTGATTGACGATGATGTGCTGACCACGGAAATGATCAGTGACGGCCTGGAGGATCAATACCGCATTGTCGGCTTTACCAACCCGCTACAGGCGCTGGCGCAGGTAGCCAGCTTGCAGCCGGCCCTGATCCTGCTGGATATCAATATGCCGCAGATGGATGGCTACGAAGTGTGCCGCCGCCTGAAAGACGATTTTGAAACCAGCGATATCCCGGTGGTGTTCCTGTCCGGGCTGACAGCGCTGGAAGACCGCGTGGCCGCATACGATGCCGGCGGCGAAGACTTTACCTCCAAGCCGCTGAACCTGGCGGTGGTGGCGTCGCGCATTGATGCCATTTTCCGGCGCCGGCGGGAAAAGGCAGCCTTGGCCAACCAGGCCAGCTTTGCGACGGCTACCGCCATGACGGCGATGAGCAATGCGGCGGAGCTGGGCCTGGTGGTGGAGTTTTCGCGCCGTGCCATGGCCTGTGTGGACTTGCCGCAGTTGGGGCGTACCCTGCTGGACACCGTGCAAGGTTTTGGTGTCAGTGGCGCGGTGGCACTGGCCAGTGGTGGTGAGCGGCTGGCCTTGAGCCAGGAGGGCGAAGTCAGCGAGATGGAGCGCGGTGTACTGCAGCTGATCGCCGACTGTGGTCGGGTCGTAGCGATGGGTAAGCGTGTCGCGTTCAACTTTGATGGTGTGACGCTGCTGATTCGCGATTTGCCTGTGGGCGAGGACGACAGGGCCGGGCGGCTGCGCGACCACTTTGCCGTGCTGGCAGAGCTGGTGTCAGAGCGGCTGAAGATTCTGGCGCTGCAGCAGCGGGCAGCCAGGCAGGAAAGCCAGCTGCGCTCGCTGCTGCAAACCATTCGCGACGGCATTCATGGCTTGGATGCGCAGCGCCGCGAAGACCGCATGGCGGCCAGTACCTTTCTGGAAACCTCGCTGGGGCGGGTGGAGCGTGACCTGGTGCACCTGGGGCTGACCGAGTCGCAGGAAGAGCAGCTGGTGTCTACCCTGCGCGAGACCAGCTACAAGGTGCTAGACCTGTACCGCGGCGACCCAAGGGCCGTAGAGGCGTTGAAGCAGGCGCTGGCCGAGCTGCCGGATCTGTAA
- the cysN gene encoding sulfate adenylyltransferase subunit CysN codes for MAHQSDLIASDILAYLKQHENKDMLRFITCGNVDDGKSTLIGRLLHDSKLIFEDQLAAIQRDSKKYNTTDEDIDLALLVDGLQAEREQGITIDVAYRYFSTDRRKFIIADCPGHEQYTRNMATGASTCNLAVILIDARYGVQTQTRRHSYIVSLLGIKHVVVAINKMDLLDFDQAVFNRIRDEYLAFAANLGIADIRFVPISALRGDNVVSASERTPWYDGQTLMGILDSVEVDHDVAQSAFRLPVQYVNRPNLDFRGFCGTIASGEIRPGDRVVALPSGKQSTVENVVVYEGNLDVAGSGQAITLTLADEIDISRGDMIVRADEVAPTVSQAVEAHLVWMDETPLSVGKDYSFKLAGKTVTGRVERIVHRVDVNTLDAFEAEKLQLNEIGLVRIAFTAPVVFDAYSQCRATGSLIVIDRLSNATSGAGMIRGEAQIDSASQDQNDLARLRAFEIEFNALVRKHFPHWDAKDISKLL; via the coding sequence ATGGCACACCAATCCGACCTGATCGCCAGCGACATCCTGGCCTACCTGAAGCAGCACGAAAACAAGGACATGCTGCGCTTCATCACCTGCGGCAACGTAGACGACGGCAAGTCCACGCTGATCGGCCGCCTGCTGCATGACTCCAAGCTGATCTTCGAAGACCAGCTGGCCGCCATCCAGCGCGACTCGAAAAAGTACAACACTACCGACGAAGACATCGATCTGGCACTGCTGGTAGACGGCCTGCAAGCCGAGCGCGAGCAAGGCATCACCATCGACGTAGCCTACCGCTACTTCAGCACCGACCGTCGCAAGTTCATCATTGCCGACTGCCCGGGCCACGAGCAGTACACCCGCAATATGGCCACCGGCGCATCGACCTGCAACCTGGCGGTGATCCTGATCGACGCCCGCTACGGCGTGCAAACCCAGACCCGCCGCCACAGCTACATCGTGAGCCTGCTGGGCATCAAGCACGTAGTGGTGGCCATCAACAAGATGGACCTGCTGGACTTCGACCAGGCCGTGTTCAACCGCATCCGCGACGAATACCTGGCTTTTGCGGCCAACCTGGGCATTGCCGACATCCGCTTCGTGCCGATCAGCGCGCTGCGTGGCGATAACGTGGTGAGCGCCAGCGAGCGTACGCCGTGGTACGACGGCCAGACGCTGATGGGCATTCTCGATAGCGTGGAAGTCGACCACGACGTGGCCCAGAGCGCCTTCCGCCTGCCGGTGCAGTACGTGAACCGCCCCAACCTGGATTTCCGCGGCTTCTGCGGCACCATCGCCAGCGGTGAAATCCGCCCCGGCGACCGCGTTGTCGCCCTGCCTTCCGGCAAGCAAAGCACGGTAGAAAACGTGGTGGTGTACGAAGGCAACCTGGATGTAGCAGGCAGCGGCCAAGCCATTACCCTGACCCTGGCAGACGAGATCGACATCTCGCGCGGCGACATGATCGTGCGCGCAGACGAAGTTGCGCCAACCGTGAGCCAGGCGGTGGAAGCCCACCTGGTATGGATGGACGAAACGCCGCTGTCGGTGGGCAAGGACTACAGCTTCAAGCTGGCCGGCAAAACCGTTACCGGCCGCGTGGAGCGCATCGTGCACCGCGTGGACGTGAACACGCTGGACGCCTTCGAAGCAGAAAAACTGCAGCTGAACGAAATCGGCCTGGTACGCATCGCCTTTACCGCCCCGGTAGTGTTCGACGCCTACAGCCAGTGCCGCGCCACCGGCAGCCTGATCGTGATCGACCGCCTCTCCAACGCCACCTCCGGCGCCGGCATGATCCGCGGTGAAGCGCAGATCGACAGCGCCAGCCAGGACCAGAACGACCTGGCTCGCCTGCGTGCCTTCGAAATCGAGTTCAACGCCCTGGTGCGCAAGCACTTCCCGCACTGGGACGCGAAGGACATCAGCAAGCTGCTGTAA
- a CDS encoding ABC transporter substrate-binding protein, translating into MMKPLVLLLCSVLGASDAKAQILWQLANGEWQPYQSADLPQYGFASAVVREAAALAGIRVHYVFYPWKRAEEMVSHGLVDGSLVWSRSPLRDAFALFSDPIISDREVLIHRIDRPLADWPQRERWHGVKLALPLGSRPFEELTLLERQGRVEYHRVESAEAGLRMILAGRLHAMTLAEGVYRQLRWQSGIRQEQVWLTTLPSPLETVAFSLMLSRRSPRAPTVLAAFNRGLQQLKQNGRYAQLARQLLPVDIAPLIIDTKRPAALGRPTP; encoded by the coding sequence ATGATGAAACCGCTTGTACTACTGCTGTGTAGCGTATTGGGGGCCTCCGACGCCAAGGCGCAGATATTGTGGCAGCTGGCCAATGGCGAATGGCAGCCTTACCAGTCTGCCGACCTGCCGCAATACGGCTTTGCCTCGGCCGTGGTGCGCGAGGCCGCCGCGCTGGCCGGTATCCGTGTGCATTACGTGTTCTACCCATGGAAGCGGGCCGAAGAAATGGTCAGCCACGGGTTGGTAGACGGTTCGCTGGTGTGGAGCCGCAGCCCGCTACGTGATGCGTTTGCGCTATTTAGTGACCCCATCATCAGCGACCGTGAAGTGTTGATACACCGCATCGACCGCCCGCTGGCCGACTGGCCGCAGCGTGAACGCTGGCATGGTGTGAAGCTGGCCTTGCCGCTGGGGTCGCGCCCGTTCGAAGAGCTGACCCTGCTGGAGCGACAGGGGCGGGTGGAATACCACCGGGTGGAGAGCGCCGAGGCCGGCCTGCGCATGATACTGGCCGGGCGTTTACACGCCATGACGCTGGCGGAAGGGGTGTACCGCCAGCTGCGCTGGCAAAGCGGTATCCGCCAGGAGCAAGTCTGGCTGACTACCTTGCCTAGCCCGCTGGAAACAGTGGCGTTTTCACTGATGCTATCGCGGCGCAGCCCGCGCGCGCCGACGGTGCTGGCGGCTTTTAATCGTGGTTTGCAGCAACTGAAGCAGAACGGTCGTTATGCACAACTGGCGCGCCAATTGCTGCCAGTGGATATCGCGCCGTTGATCATCGATACCAAGCGCCCCGCCGCCCTGGGGCGGCCGACACCTTGA
- the cysD gene encoding sulfate adenylyltransferase subunit CysD, translating to MKISQERLTHLKQLEAESIHIIREVAAEFDNPVMLYSIGKDSAVMLHLAQKAFAPGRPPFPLMHVDTTWKFKEMIDLRDKQAREYGWDLIVHVNQDGVDAGINPFTAGSAKHTDVMKTEGLKQALNKYKFDAAFGGARRDEEKSRAKERVYSFRDKNHRWDPKSQRPELWNIYNAKINKGESIRVFPLSNWTELDIWQYIFLENIEIVPLYFAAERPVIERDGTMIMIDDERILQYLSEEEKARIQHKKVRFRTLGCYPLTGAVESEATSLAEVIQEMLLTKTSERQGRVIDHDSAGSMEKKKMEGYF from the coding sequence ATGAAAATCAGTCAGGAGAGGCTGACTCACCTCAAGCAACTTGAAGCCGAGTCCATCCACATCATCCGTGAAGTCGCCGCCGAGTTTGATAACCCGGTGATGCTGTACTCCATCGGCAAGGACTCCGCCGTGATGCTGCATTTGGCGCAGAAAGCCTTTGCACCCGGCCGCCCGCCCTTTCCGCTGATGCACGTGGACACCACCTGGAAGTTCAAGGAAATGATCGATCTGCGCGACAAGCAGGCCCGCGAGTACGGCTGGGACCTGATCGTGCACGTGAACCAGGACGGTGTAGACGCCGGCATCAACCCGTTTACCGCCGGCAGTGCCAAGCACACCGACGTGATGAAGACGGAAGGCCTGAAACAGGCACTGAACAAGTACAAGTTCGACGCAGCCTTTGGCGGCGCGCGCCGCGACGAGGAAAAATCGCGCGCCAAGGAGCGTGTGTACTCCTTCCGCGACAAGAACCACCGATGGGACCCGAAAAGCCAGCGCCCCGAGCTGTGGAACATCTACAACGCCAAGATCAACAAGGGCGAAAGCATCCGTGTGTTCCCGCTGTCCAACTGGACCGAGCTGGATATCTGGCAGTACATCTTCCTGGAAAACATCGAGATCGTGCCGCTGTACTTTGCCGCCGAACGCCCGGTGATCGAGCGCGATGGCACCATGATCATGATCGACGACGAGCGTATCCTGCAGTACCTGAGCGAAGAGGAAAAAGCGCGCATCCAGCACAAGAAAGTGCGCTTCCGCACCCTGGGCTGTTACCCGCTGACCGGCGCGGTGGAGTCGGAAGCCACCAGCCTGGCCGAAGTGATCCAGGAAATGCTGCTGACCAAGACCTCCGAACGCCAGGGCCGCGTGATCGACCACGACTCGGCCGGCTCGATGGAGAAAAAGAAGATGGAAGGCTACTTCTAA